The stretch of DNA CAGGTGAAGGTCCAGATCCCTGGGGGGAAGGCCACGCCTGCTCCTCCCGTGGGTACTGCACTCGGGCCTCACGGTGTGAATCTTGGTCAGTTCGTGACTCAGTTCAATGATCGCACCAAAGACCTGAACGGGATGATCGTTCCGGTTGTGATTACCATTTTTGAAGATCGTACCTTCAAGTTTGAATTGAAGAGCCCGCCAGCCTCAGTGCTGCTGAAGCAGGCTGCGGCCATTGCCAAGGGTGCCAGTAAGCATCGCTCCGAAAAGGTCGGTTCGGTAACGAAGGCTCAGTTGGCCGAGATCGCCAAGACAAAGATGGCCGACTTGAATGCCTCCAGTCTGGATGCTGCAGTC from Planctopirus ephydatiae encodes:
- the rplK gene encoding 50S ribosomal protein L11, with amino-acid sequence MAKKEAKIKAQVKVQIPGGKATPAPPVGTALGPHGVNLGQFVTQFNDRTKDLNGMIVPVVITIFEDRTFKFELKSPPASVLLKQAAAIAKGASKHRSEKVGSVTKAQLAEIAKTKMADLNASSLDAAVRIIAGTARSVGLEVLD